One stretch of Glycine soja cultivar W05 chromosome 7, ASM419377v2, whole genome shotgun sequence DNA includes these proteins:
- the LOC114420626 gene encoding protein NSP-INTERACTING KINASE 1-like: MEDLQTIEQHRQEVCLGNLKKFHFRELQLATNNFSSKNLIGKGGFGNVYKGYLQDGTVIAVKRLKDGNAIGATKRLLVYPYMSNGNVASRLKGNVYSCDPKIIHRDVKARNILLDDYCEVVVGDFGLAKLLDHRDSHVTTAVRGTVGHIAPEYLSTGQSSEKIDVFGFGILLLELISGQRALDFGKTASEEIQVLQEQMKEAHASEMDSIKQLSFETETARREEEEMRSKTQELKKDAEKSKAVVEEQEKKLEFYLKQAEGAKASKQRAIEEMKMKT; the protein is encoded by the exons ATGGAGGATTTGCAAACAATAG AACAACACCGTCAAGAGGTTTGCCTTGGAAACCTCAAGAAGTTCCACTTTAGAGAACTTCAGCTTGCTACAAATAACTTCAGCAGCAAGAACTTGATTGGAAAAGGTGGATTTGGAAATGTCTACAAAGGGTATCTCCAAGATGGTACGGTTATAGCAGTAAAAAGGCTTAAAGATGGTAATGCCATTGGAG CTACAAAGAGGCTCTTGGTTTATCCCTACATGTCAAATGGCAATGTTGCTTCCCGTCTAAAAGGTAATGTCTATTCT TGCGATCCAAAGATTATTCATAGGGATGTGAAGGCAAGAAATATCTTGCTTGACGATTATTGTGAGGTTGTGGTGGGAGATTTTGGGTTGGCAAAGCTATTAGACCATAGGGATTCACATGTGACAACAGCAGTGAGAGGCACTGTGGGGCACATAGCCCCTGAGTATCTCTCTACAGGCCAATCTTCTGAGAAAATAGATGTATTTGGGTTTGGAATTCTGCTTCTTGAACTGATATCTGGCCAAAGAGCTCTTGACTTTGGGAAAACAGCAAGTGAAGAGATTCAGGTTCTCCAAGAGCAAATGAAAGAAGCACATGCTTCTGAGATGGATTCA ATCAAGCAGCTTTCATTTGAGACAGAAACCGCAagaagggaagaggaagaaatgAGATCCAAAACACAAGAGCTGAAGAAAGACGCTGAAAAATCCAAAGCAGTGGTAGAagaacaagagaagaaactagagTTTTATCTAAAGCAAGCTGAGGGTGCAAAAGCATCAAAACAAAGAGCCATtgaggagatgaagatgaagacatgA